The proteins below come from a single bacterium genomic window:
- the cas2 gene encoding CRISPR-associated endonuclease Cas2: MFVIVSYDVSTEASGQRRLRRVAKACQDYGQRVQYSVFECMVDPAQWTVLRQRLLDEIDPEKDSLRFYYLGSNWKRRIEHVGLKKSPDQDGPLIV, translated from the coding sequence ATGTTTGTGATAGTCAGTTATGATGTTTCTACGGAAGCTTCGGGACAGCGTCGCTTACGCAGAGTGGCAAAAGCCTGTCAAGACTATGGACAGAGGGTTCAGTACTCTGTTTTTGAATGCATGGTTGATCCTGCCCAGTGGACGGTTTTGCGTCAAAGGTTGCTTGATGAGATCGATCCTGAAAAAGATAGCTTGCGATTTTATTATCTTGGCTCTAATTGGAAACGCCGCATAGAGCATGTTGGTCTAAAAAAATCGCCTGATCAGGATGGTCCGTTGATTGTTTGA